From the genome of Bacteroides sp. MSB163, one region includes:
- a CDS encoding MBL fold metallo-hydrolase, whose translation MKLRILGSGTSTGVPEIGCKCEVCTSADPRDNRLRASSLLHTDDAVILIDCGPDFREQMLRVASFEKIDGVLITHEHYDHVGGLDDLRPFCRFGEIPIYSDDYTATHLRARMPYCFLEHKYPGVPQIFLQEVEPGKNFFINHTEIIPFQVMHGRLPILGYRIGKRLAYITDMLTMPEESYEQLQDLDVLVVNALRVKPHPTHQSISEALETAKRIGARETYFIHMSHHAGLHGELEKQLPPDVHLTFDGMEIEF comes from the coding sequence GTGAAACTAAGAATATTAGGAAGCGGAACATCGACAGGAGTGCCTGAAATAGGTTGTAAGTGCGAAGTTTGCACTTCTGCCGATCCGCGTGATAACCGCTTGCGTGCGTCTTCTTTGTTGCATACGGATGATGCGGTGATACTGATTGATTGCGGACCGGATTTCCGGGAACAGATGTTGAGGGTAGCCTCATTTGAAAAAATAGATGGAGTGCTGATTACTCATGAGCACTATGACCATGTAGGAGGGTTGGATGATCTTCGTCCTTTCTGCCGTTTCGGCGAGATTCCCATATATTCCGATGACTATACGGCAACTCACTTGCGTGCACGAATGCCCTATTGTTTTTTGGAACATAAATATCCCGGTGTACCTCAGATTTTCTTGCAAGAAGTGGAGCCGGGAAAAAACTTCTTTATCAATCATACGGAGATTATTCCTTTTCAGGTGATGCACGGGCGTCTGCCTATTCTGGGGTATCGTATAGGTAAGCGTTTGGCTTATATTACAGATATGCTGACCATGCCTGAAGAGTCCTATGAACAATTGCAAGACTTGGACGTTCTGGTTGTGAATGCCTTGCGTGTCAAGCCGCATCCTACGCATCAGAGTATTTCCGAGGCATTGGAGACGGCGAAGCGCATCGGTGCGCGCGAAACTTATTTTATTCACATGAGCCATCATGCCGGATTGCATGGCGAACTCGAAAAGCAGCTTCCACCTGATGTGCATCTGACTTTTGATGGAATGGAAATAGAGTTTTAA
- a CDS encoding NAD-dependent epimerase/dehydratase family protein translates to MKNILVIGATGQIGSELTLELRKRYGDDHVIAGYIPSAMPKGELKASGPSAIADVTDRQSIEVVARQFKIDTIYNLAALLSVVAESRPAMAWKIGIDGLWNVLEVAREYGCAVFTPSSIGSFGEATPHVKTPQDTIQRPRTMYGVTKVTTELLSDYYYTKYGVDTRAVRFPGIISNVTPPGGGTTDYAVDIFYSAVKGEKFVCPLKPGTYMDMMYMPDALNAAISLMEAAPARLKHRNAFNIAAMSFDPEEICREIKKHVPDFEMVYEIDPLKQSIADSWPDSLDDSCAREEWDWKPQYDLESMTVDMLEKLRAKLNK, encoded by the coding sequence ATGAAGAATATTTTGGTAATTGGAGCAACCGGACAGATAGGTTCGGAACTCACATTGGAATTGCGTAAACGTTATGGAGATGACCATGTTATAGCCGGATACATTCCGAGTGCTATGCCTAAAGGAGAATTGAAAGCATCGGGGCCTTCTGCTATTGCTGATGTAACCGACCGTCAGTCTATTGAAGTGGTGGCGCGCCAATTCAAGATTGATACGATTTATAATCTGGCAGCTTTGCTCTCGGTGGTTGCCGAAAGCCGTCCGGCTATGGCTTGGAAAATTGGTATAGACGGATTATGGAATGTGCTGGAAGTGGCGCGTGAATATGGCTGCGCAGTGTTTACTCCGAGTTCTATCGGTTCGTTTGGAGAAGCTACGCCTCATGTGAAGACGCCGCAAGATACGATTCAGCGTCCTCGTACGATGTATGGCGTAACCAAGGTAACTACTGAATTGTTGAGCGATTATTATTATACTAAATATGGAGTAGATACCCGTGCGGTTCGTTTTCCGGGCATCATTTCCAATGTAACTCCTCCGGGAGGGGGGACTACAGACTATGCGGTCGATATTTTTTACTCCGCAGTGAAAGGTGAAAAGTTCGTATGCCCTTTGAAACCCGGTACTTATATGGATATGATGTATATGCCCGATGCGCTGAATGCAGCCATTTCGTTGATGGAAGCAGCACCGGCACGTCTGAAGCATCGGAACGCTTTCAATATCGCTGCCATGAGTTTTGATCCGGAAGAAATCTGCCGGGAGATAAAAAAGCATGTACCCGATTTTGAAATGGTATATGAGATTGACCCATTGAAGCAATCCATTGCCGACAGTTGGCCCGACAGCTTGGATGACAGTTGTGCTCGTGAAGAGTGGGATTGGAAACCGCAATATGATTTAGAATCCATGACGGTGGACATGCTTGAGAAGTTAAGAGCTAAACTAAATAAGTGA
- the murB gene encoding UDP-N-acetylmuramate dehydrogenase, producing MMEHEMRKIPNTFGLDVEAAVFLEYSSVEELEKLIAAERITSPYLHIGGGSNLLFTGNYEGVILHSRIGGIEVTAEDEEKVSVRVGAGVVWDDFVGYCTDRGWYGVENLSLIPGEVGASAVQNIGAYGVEVKDLISFVETVNIQGAKHVYQTDECDYSYRNSVFKRPEMKQVFVTHVGFSLSKKESYTLDYGTIRQELEKYPKVDLKTLRQVIINIRESKLPDPKVLGNAGSFFMNPVVAREVFEALREQYPQMPFYEMGADRIKIPAGWMIDQCGWKGKSLGPAAVHDKQALVLVNRGGATGADIVALSDAVRASVRDKFGIDIHPEVNFI from the coding sequence ATGATGGAGCATGAGATGAGAAAAATACCCAATACATTCGGACTTGATGTAGAAGCTGCCGTGTTTTTGGAATACAGCTCAGTAGAAGAATTGGAGAAGTTGATTGCCGCCGAACGCATTACTTCTCCTTATCTGCATATTGGAGGAGGGAGCAATCTGCTGTTTACCGGAAATTATGAGGGGGTGATATTGCATTCGCGCATTGGCGGCATTGAAGTAACGGCTGAAGATGAAGAAAAGGTTTCGGTGCGTGTAGGTGCCGGTGTGGTGTGGGATGATTTCGTGGGCTATTGTACGGATCGAGGTTGGTATGGAGTTGAAAACCTGTCTCTTATTCCCGGGGAGGTGGGAGCTTCGGCTGTACAGAATATCGGTGCTTATGGCGTGGAAGTGAAAGATCTGATTTCTTTCGTAGAAACGGTGAACATACAAGGGGCGAAGCACGTTTACCAAACGGATGAATGTGATTATTCATACCGGAACAGTGTTTTTAAACGGCCGGAAATGAAGCAGGTGTTTGTTACGCATGTTGGTTTCTCTTTGAGTAAGAAAGAGTCTTATACATTGGACTATGGTACTATTCGTCAGGAACTTGAGAAATACCCGAAAGTTGACTTGAAGACATTACGACAGGTTATTATCAATATTCGTGAAAGTAAATTGCCTGATCCGAAAGTACTGGGTAATGCCGGAAGCTTCTTTATGAATCCTGTCGTTGCACGTGAAGTTTTTGAAGCTTTACGGGAACAATATCCTCAGATGCCTTTTTATGAAATGGGTGCTGACCGGATAAAAATTCCTGCCGGTTGGATGATAGACCAGTGTGGTTGGAAGGGGAAATCGCTGGGACCTGCCGCCGTGCATGATAAGCAGGCATTGGTGTTGGTAAACCGGGGTGGGGCAACGGGGGCTGATATCGTAGCCCTTTCGGATGCTGTAAGGGCGTCAGTTCGCGATAAGTTTGGCATTGACATACATCCCGAAGTGAATTTTATTTGA
- a CDS encoding DUF4348 domain-containing protein codes for MRKIGLGFLLLVFLVSCGNKKTKMDPFATITNLVDSAAHKADTVPQAEVDNDPKPIEADESFDDFVYSYASDDALQRQRTKFPLPFYDVDKPSKIERGEWEHDYLFTQQSYYTLLFDDEDDLELVGDTALTSVQVEWILLENRMVKKYYFERIKGVWMLEAINLRQIEQGENEDFVAFYLRFVTDSVYQSRHIREPLEYITIDPDDEFSILETTLDLNQWYAFRPVLPVDKLSNINYGQKNSDYSNTKILKVNGIGNGYTNIFYFRRHRGEWELYKYEDTSI; via the coding sequence ATGAGAAAAATAGGATTGGGGTTCTTGCTTCTCGTTTTCTTGGTGTCGTGCGGCAACAAGAAGACGAAGATGGATCCTTTTGCGACAATCACCAATTTGGTGGATTCGGCTGCACACAAAGCTGATACTGTACCACAGGCTGAAGTTGATAATGACCCTAAGCCAATAGAAGCGGATGAATCGTTTGATGATTTCGTCTATAGTTACGCTTCGGATGACGCCCTGCAACGGCAGCGGACTAAGTTTCCATTGCCTTTTTACGACGTTGATAAACCTTCTAAAATAGAGAGGGGGGAGTGGGAACATGATTATCTGTTTACCCAGCAGAGCTATTACACATTGCTCTTCGATGATGAAGATGACTTGGAATTGGTGGGAGATACTGCCTTGACATCCGTACAGGTGGAATGGATTTTGCTGGAAAACCGTATGGTGAAGAAATACTATTTTGAACGTATCAAGGGTGTCTGGATGCTGGAAGCTATTAATCTCCGGCAGATAGAGCAGGGGGAGAATGAAGACTTCGTTGCGTTTTATTTGCGTTTTGTGACTGATAGTGTTTATCAGAGCCGGCATATTCGCGAACCTTTAGAGTATATCACGATAGATCCGGATGATGAATTCTCTATCCTGGAGACTACACTCGACTTGAACCAGTGGTATGCTTTCCGTCCGGTATTGCCTGTAGACAAACTGTCCAATATCAATTACGGACAAAAGAATAGCGATTACTCTAATACGAAAATCCTGAAAGTAAATGGGATTGGAAATGGATATACCAATATTTTCTATTTTCGCAGACATCGCGGAGAGTGGGAGTTATATAAGTATGAGGATACGAGTATTTAG